One Purpureocillium takamizusanense chromosome 1, complete sequence genomic window carries:
- the CRN1 gene encoding Coronin-like protein crn1 (COG:Z~EggNog:ENOG503NUSH~BUSCO:EOG092627F1), whose amino-acid sequence MSLDICCARRPERPVPASTTAAATTTILELHATSCHRHEHAIVSNPSFSTTSPVANSASARICSPYCIMAGRFVRASKYRHVFGKPTRKEFCYDNLHISRNAWDTNLVKVNPEYLSVNWDASGGGAFAVIPLAEKGKLPDQIPLFRGHTAAVLDTDWNPFNDRIVASASEDGKVFLWEVPNDFTLYTDAEEIVDVAPVSKLGGHSRKVGQVLFNPAAENILASASGDFTVKIWDASTGQSPLTLRHADIVQSLSWSAAGNMLVTTSRDKKIRVWDVRQEKPVHEAPGHSGAKNSRAVWMGEHNRFATTGFSRMSERQIALWEPGQTEPIGGFTMLDSISGVCMPFWDEGSNCLYLAGKGDGNIRYFEYENDKFEFLSEYKSADPQRGIAFVPRRGINVHENEVMRAYKTVNDAYIEPISFTVPRRAETFQADIFPPAIGTKPAASAKEWFDGKTAIPAKIDLESVYEGAAPKEIPSDYKPATQPTPAPASKPEPKKEEPKREESKPSPTVRSPPPTMSEQKGSIAALANKFQDNEEEEPEDDETSSFEEVSRPAQRTTTLPTRSEPKPVVVAPIKAQTAQATSPVKPSSPVIRTPSATASAVAPSPGPAPAAPSTSGAGVESSLDQIKQLIENQTRIISAQNDKIGRLASEMEALKKKMTSAGSQDQSERIRQLELELEEARS is encoded by the exons ATGTCACTTGACATTTGctgtgcccgccgcccagaacGCCCTGTACCTgcatccaccaccgccgccgctaccaccaccattcTTGAACTGCATGCAACCTCCTGCCATCGGCACGAGCACGCGATCGTCTCGAACCCTTCGTTCTCAACAACCTCACCCGTCGCCAACTCAGCATCCGCCCGCATCTGCAGCCCCTACTgcatcatggccggccgCTTCGTTCGGGCGTCCAAATATC GGCACGTCTTCGGCAAGCCAACGAGAAAGGAGTTTTGCTACGATAACCTTCACATTAGTCGCAATGCCTGGGACACGAACCTGGTCAAG gtCAATCCCGAATACTTGTCAGTCAATTGGGATGcatcgggcggcggcgcctttgcTGTGATTCCGCTGGCGGAGAAGGGCAAGCTCCCCGACCAGATACCGCTGTTTCGCGGTCataccgccgccgtcctcgataCCGACTG GAACCCTTTCAATgaccgcatcgtcgcctcggcctccgAAGACGGCAAGGTTTTCCTCTGGGAAGTCCCAAACGACTTTACCTTGTACACGGATGCAGAAGAGATTGTGGATGTCGCCCCTGTGAGCAAGCTGGGGGGGCATTCGAG AAAAGTCGGCCAGGTCCTGTTCAATCCCGCCGCCGAAAACATCTTGGCTTCTGCTTCAGGCGATTTCACAGTCAAAATTTGGGATGCCAGCACCGGTCAGTCGCCACTGACTCTACGGCACGCTGATATCGTCCAAAGCCTCTCGTGGAGCGCGGCCGGCAACATGCTGGTCACGACGTCACGCGACAAGAAGATCCGTGTGTGGGACGTCCGTCAGGAGAAGCCAGTGCACGAGGCGCCCGGCCATAGCGGCGCCAAGAACAGTAGGGCCGTGTGGATGGGCGAGCACAACCGCTTCGCGACAACGGGCTTCTCGCGCATGAGCGAGCGCCAGATCGCGCTATGGGAGCCCGGACAGACGGAGCCTATTGGCGGCTTCACCATGCTTGACTCCATCTCTGGCGTGTGCATGCCCTTCTGGG ATGAGGGCTCCAACTGCCTCTACTTAGCTGGCAAGGG TGACGGCAACATCCGCTACTTTGAGTACGAGAACGACAAGTTTGAGTTTCTCAGCGAATACAAGTCGGCCGATCCCCAACGCGGCATTGCCTTCGTGCCTCGGCGAGGCATCAAC GTCCACGAGAACGAGGTCATGCGAGCCTACAAGACGGTCAACGACGCCTACATCGAGCCCATCTCGTTCACAGTTCCGCGCCGTGCCGAGACCTTTCAGGCCGACATCTTCCCTCCGGCCATTGGcaccaagcccgccgccagcgcaaAGGAGTGGttcgacggcaagacggccattCCCGCCAAGATTGATCTGGAGAGCGTCTACGAGGGTGCGGCGCCCAAGGAGATTCCGTCGGACTACAAGCCTGCCACTCAGCCTACACCGGCGCCTGCATCCAAGCCGGAgcccaagaaggaggagccTAAGAGAGAAGAGTCCAAGCCGTCACCCACTGTACGCAGCCCTCCTCCGACCATGAGTGAGCAGAAGGGGTCCATCGCCGCTCTGGCCAACAAGTTCCAGGACAACGAAGAGGAAGAACCCGAGGATGACGAGACCTCGAGCTTCGAGGAGGTGTCGAGACCGGCGCAGCGGACTACCACGCTGCCAACGCGCTCGGAGCCCAAGCCTGTGGTCGTCGCGCCCATCAAGGCCCAGACCGCACAGGCTACCTCGCCGGTCAAGCCCTCTTCGCCCGTCATTCGGACTCCATCCGCTACGGCTTCGGCGGTGGCACCATCTCCCGGCCCAGCCCCCGCTGCTCCCTCtaccagcggcgccggcgtcgagtcCTCCCTGGACCAGATAAAGCAGCTGATCGAGAATCAGACCCGGATCATCAGCGCGCAAAATGACAAGATCGGCCGGCTGGCCTCCGAAATGGAGGCCCTaaagaagaagatgacgtCTGCTGGCTCGCAAGACCAGAGCGAGCGCATCCGACAACTGGAGCTCGAGCTAGAGGAGGCAAGGTCCTAA
- the MST12 gene encoding Transcription factor mst12 (COG:S~EggNog:ENOG503NY1K) — MYSQHATMAPQKPETFMLSTEAQQALPHDAQVALQQVDNLKYFLISAPVDWQPDQYIRRFLLPTGEYVSCVLWNNLFHISGTDIVRCLSFRFQAFGRPVKNSKKFEEGIFSDLRNLKSGTDASLEEPKSAFLDFLYKNNCIRTQKKQKVFYWYSVPHDRLFLDALERDLKREKMGQEATTVAVSEPALSFQYDSSQSLYEQLTKTQQANSSSFNAQQASFSQSQSTSPVMRAMDSMPPPSMMPQSMAPLAEGMDAMVPYDSMPMTAAVPQQVQPVKRDPDFTRVQYNQNGVPITHGHQRHASMPAYGLEYSPAPSFVSSQYEDYSNRGISFEPITPPQQALGMAGEPAYIANEETGLYSAIPDHMSNMNGLNGMVQLPPSNLAGSQFSRPYGSNNVYSVIEGSPTYKQRRRRSSIPPSMSAMAAPPVSHPTAAHRPSDLRRSVSASVGPVAEGEESANNSPPGLSYSASGASMASHHHKDVVDMSRHGTPLSTVDGSPALHPMAMQQEYAQVPTEDYGGDGSFKDHRRSLSGPNGVVRRARSATVMELGPYPHKSHSCPIPTCGRLFKRLEHLKRHVRTHTQEKPYICPHCSKAFSRSDNLAQHKRTHSREDGGDGSFNMSAEEEEELSGEDQLGSLEEASPTSEMAYAPGSLNSAAHAAATDASASNSGRSQTTMGQTFNSLQTLSMPMTISQPATINGMM; from the exons atgtATTCGCAACACGCGACCATGGCTCCTCAGAAGCCCGAAACGTTTATGCTGAGCACCGAAGCGCAGCAGGCATTGCCGCACGATGCTCAGGTCGCCCTGCAACAGGTCGACAATCTCAAATACTTCCTCATTTCTGCCCCCGTCGACTGGCAACCCGATCAGTACATCCGGCggttcctcctccccactGGCGAATACGTCTCCTGCGTCCTGTGGAATAATCTCTTTCACATTTCCGGCACTGACATCGTGCGGTGCCTGTCCTTCAGATTTCAGGCCTTCGGCCGCCCTGTCAAGAACTCCAAAAAGTTCGAGGAGGGCATCTTCTCGGACCTGCGAAACCTCAAGTCAGGAACCGACGCCTCTCTGGAGGAACCCAAGAGCGCCTTCCTCGACTTCCTCTACAAGAACAACTGCATTCGCACACAGAAGAAGCAAAAGGTCTTTTACTGGTACAGCGTCCCGCATGACCGTTTGTTCTTGGACGCGCTTGAGCGAGACCTGAAGCGTGAGAAGATGGGTCAGGAGGCTACGACGGTTGCCGTGAGCGAGCCCGCCTTGTCGTTCCAGTACGACTCGTCCCAGTCGCTCTATGAGCAGCTCACGAAAACGCAACAAGCAAACTCGTCCTCTTTCAACGCTCAGCAGGCGTCTTTTTCTCAGAGCCAATCCACGTCGCCGGTCATGCGAGCCATGGATTCGATGCCGCCTCCTAGCATGATGCCGCAGTCGATGGCCCCTTTAGCCGAGGGCATGGACGCGATGGTCCCCTATGATTcgatgcccatgacggccgcTGTGCCCCAGCAAGTCCAGCCCGTAAAGAGGGATCCCGACTTCACACGTGTCCAGTACAACCAGAATGGCGTGCCAATCACACATGGCCACCAGCGTCACGCCTCGATGCCGGCTTACGGCTTGGAGTACTCCCCTGCCCCTTCGTTTGTGTCGTCTCAATACGAAGACTACAGCAATCGAGGCATCTCCTTCGAGCCCATCACGCCACCCCAGCAGGCTCTCGGCATGGCTGGTGAGCCCGCCTACATCGCCAATGAAGAGACGGGCTTGTACTCTGCCATTCCTGATCACATGTCGAACATGAACGGGCTGAACGGCATGGTCCAGCTTCCTCCTTCCAATTTGGCCGGGTCCCAGTTCAGCCGACCATACGGCTCAAACAACGTCTACTCGGTGATTGAAGGCTCACCAACATACAAGCAAAGGAGACGGCGCTCATCCATCCCGCCGTCAatgtcggccatggctgcaCCTCCAGTCTCGCATCCCACTGCCGCTCACCGCCCGTCTGACCTCAGGAGGTCCGTCTCCGCCTCAGTTGGCCCGGTCGCTGAAGGTGAAGAGTCGGCCAACAACTCGCCTCCTGGCCTGTCATACAGTGCCTCGGGTGCTTCCATGGCAAGCCATCACCACAAGGACGTTGTGGACATGTCCCGCCATGGTACGCCCCTGTCCACCGTCGATGGCAGTCCCGCCCTGCACCCCATGGCTATGCAGCAGGAGTATGCTCAAGTCCCTACTGAGGACtatggcggcgacggctcctTCAAGGACCACCGCCGCAGTCTCTCCGGGCCCAACGGCGTGGTCCGCCGTGCCCGCTCGGCGACCGTCATGGAGCTTGGCCCGTACCCGCACAAGTCTCACTCCTGTCCGATTCCCACGTGCGGACGCCTGTTCAAGCGTCTCGAGCATCTGAAGCG ACACGTGagaacacacacacaagaaAAGCCCTACATCTGCCCTCATTGTAGCAAAGCATTCTCCAGATCGGACAATCTTGCACA GCACAAGCGTACCCACAGCCGAGAggacggcggagacggcTCGTTCAATATGTCGGctgaggaggaagaggagctgtCTGGTGAAGATCAGCTTGGCTCTCTCGAGGAAGCGTCGCCCACGTCAGAAATGGCGTATGCTCCTGGCTCCCTCAATTCAGCCGCacatgctgccgccaccgacgccagTGCCTCGAATAGTGGACGTTCGCAAACGACCATGGGGCAGACGTTCAACAGCCTGCAAACGCTCAGCATGCCTATGACTatcagccagccggccacgATCAACGGCATGATGTGA
- the FAF1 gene encoding pre-rRNA processing and 40S ribosomal subunit assembly (COG:S~EggNog:ENOG503P2R3) codes for MMTVLGKRKAPEPSISQEDASEIFRRHFESRFAPIEADQPPPAADDGDDGDDEVVDNDSGSSDGEAGQRRPRHDAKSDGEDESEWGGLSDDEISDDEADAPTVEVVDYSSSQTPKANTMSKRELKAFMSSRPPDQSLRSQLQSAQPSTTSSSSDPLPEDAPSLLAQDLELRRLLAESHLLSRNTRPLTSLSANAVEPKAFAAGRTRQRATDMRIQALGSALSIHKQEKMPMKMRKGMVAAADTREAKRRREARENGVILERDTSGKGKSRRRDRGRDLAVDRPGMGTFKGAELRLSEHDVKRIEGGRDTFGRRSKR; via the exons ATGATGACGGTCCTCggcaagcgcaaggcccCCGAGCCTTCAATCTCACAAGAGGATGCTAGCGAAATATTCAGACGGCATTTCGAGTCGCGCTTTGCCCCCATCGAGGCCGACCAGCCACCGCcggctgccgacgatggagacgatggagacgacgaggtggtcgacaacgacagcggcagcagcgatggcgaggcaggtcaacggcggccacggcacgaCGCAAAaagcgacggcgaggacgagtcTGAATGGGGCGGTCTATCGGATGACGAGATTTCGGACGATGAAGCCG ACGCACCGACGGTTGAGGTGGTAGATTACTCGAGTTCGCAAACGCCAAAAGCGAACACCATGTCAAAACGCGAACTCAAGGCTTTCATG TCCTCCCGACCGCCCGACCAGTCCCTCCGATCCCAGCTTCAATCCGCCCAGCCATCCACaacctcgtcctcttccgATCCTCTGCCCGAAgacgccccctccctcctcgcccaggatctcgagctccgccgcctcctcgccgagtcTCACCTCCTCTCTCGCAACACCCGACCCCTGACCTCCCTctccgccaacgccgtcgagcccaaggccttcgccgcgggccgcACCCGCCAGCGTGCCACCGACATGCGCATCCAGGCCCTAGGCTCCGCCTTGTCCATTCACAAACAAGAGAAGATGCCCATGAAGATGCGCAAGGgcatggtcgccgccgccgacacccgAGAGGCCAAGCGCAGGCGCGAGGCCAGGGAGAACGGCGTCATCCTCGAGAGGGATACTTCCGGCAAGGGCAAAAGCAGGAGGAGAGACCGTGGGAGAGACCTAGCCGTAGACCGGCCAGGCATGGGGACTTTCAAGGGCGCAGAGCTGAGATTGAGCGAGCATGATGTCAAGAGGATCGAGGGCGGGAGGGACACGTTTGGCAGAAGATCAAAGAGGTGA
- the SWC5 gene encoding swr complex subunit (COG:K~EggNog:ENOG503P2Q7), with the protein MSPDPSIDPEDDTYVSEADSDFAPDEAQDAGSEQSESEDDSLEPTATKRSATSRGDAQGDGCDNSGDEAIISKGRKRQKRAKNKGEIFDDEAGGDGGLVKTRRQRAEEKEERRYAAAQGPVTIDVDAVWQQMMSGKTVQSATTTASQPDDSKAGVNGTAGDDQIAQPDGDSSDTIRIKRTYNFAGRVHAEEKVVARDSAEAKLYLASQSQDGPPLDVSPTKRATKKAFRSAFEPIVDAGLGRTDLNLGVTARLQAAKEAQAKKLNTVEKSRMDWAGFVDKEGIQDELELASKSKGSYGAREAFLARSEARREDEARRARMATRA; encoded by the exons ATGTCGCCAGATCCTTCAATAGACCCCGAAGATGATACTTATGTATCCGAGGCCGACTCCGACTTCGCTCCGGATGAGGCTCAGGATGCCGGCTCGGAGCAGTCGGAGAGCGAAGACGACTCCCTCGAACCGACAGCCACAAAACGGAGCGCGACAAGTCGCGGCGATGCGCAAGGCGACGGCTGTGACAACTCTGGCGATGAGGCGATCATTTCAAAAGGCCGCAAACGCCAAAAGCGAGCCAAGAACAAGGGCGAGAtcttcgacgacgaagcgGGCGGTGACGGAGGCTTGGTCAAGACCAGAAGGCAACGCGCCGAAGA GAAAGAAGAACGCAGATACGCGGCGGCCCAAGGGCCCGTTACCATTGACGTCGATGCTGTATGGCAACAAATGATGTCGGGCAAGACCGTTCAGTCTGCCACCACGACAGCTAGCCAACCAGACGACTCGAAAGCGGGGGTCAACGGGACTGCTGGTGATGACCAAATTGCCCAGCCCGATGGAGATTCATCAGATACGATTCGAATCAAGCGAACGTACAACTTCGCTGGACGCGTCCATGCGGAAGAAAAAGTGGTCGCCCGCGACTCCGCCGAAGCAAAGCTCTACCTCGCCTCCCAAAGCCAAGATGGCCCACCGCTCGACGTTTCGCCCACCAAGCGCGCGACGAAGAAGGCCTTCCGATCAGCGTTCGAACCGATTGTCGACGCCGGTCTCGGGCGCACCGATCTGAATCTCGGCGTTACGGCCCGActccaggccgccaaggaggcgcagGCGAAGAAGCTCAATACCGTGGAGAAGAGTCGCATGGACTGGGCAGGGTTCGTCGATAAGGAGGGAATTcaggacgagctggagctaGCCAGCAAGTCAAAGGGGTCGTACGGCGCGCGGGAGGCATTCCTAGCGCGTagcgaggcgaggagagaggacgaggcgcggaGAGCGAGGATGGCAACAAGGGCGTGA